The Zobellia alginiliquefaciens genome contains a region encoding:
- a CDS encoding TonB-dependent receptor, with the protein MKKIIIAFAFTILPWLAFSQEKVEGTVVEAGGANALGLAGANVYWMDSQIGVVTNIDGKFSIPYKKEYNKLIISYVGYESDTLTVNTPKVVKHGLKPSNELDEVVVQQERDNIQKTYFSPQNTVTVNSAELLKAACCNLAESFETNPAIDVNLSDGLTGTKQIQMLGLTSPYLMITQENIPMVRGASQAYGLTFTPGTWIESIQITKGAGSVVNGYESISGQINTELVKPLTDSSVFINGYGNQNGRYELNTHFNKKLSEKWSTGLYIHGNKRTQKEDDNGDGFLDAPLADQINVMNRWQYQDAEKGWVSFFNVRFLNDEKQVGQVGFNPDTDRVDNNRRMFSQAEALASGEAELPILSEAEVWGSEINTRRFDTSLKLGYVFPELPFQSFGFQTAYSLHKQDSYFGYRTYDIDHESIYTNLLFNSIIGDTRNKFKTGLTFAYDGYDEMVTATDYSREDRSVGAFFEYSYENLEKVSLTAGLRVDNHNRLGTFVTPRFHIRYTPWEKGSLRGSFGRGKRAANIFAENQQLFASGREIKILNSGGDVYGLDPEDAWNYGVSFLQGFNFLNRKGDFTVDYYITDFKNQVVVDWENSQEVLFYNLEGSSTAKSFQVEVNYELLPRLNIRTAYKNYDITTDYQSGSLQKPLQAQHLFFANLEYQTKAKDNGSQWKFDYTLHRVGEKRLPDTSSNPIAYQLAATSSPYDQMNAQITKVFSNTFEVYVGGENLSNVQQDNPVLGADDPFGPNFDTTIIYAPIMGRMFYGGFRIKI; encoded by the coding sequence ATGAAAAAAATAATAATAGCATTTGCTTTTACCATACTTCCGTGGCTTGCTTTTTCTCAGGAAAAAGTAGAAGGAACGGTTGTGGAAGCAGGAGGTGCCAATGCATTGGGGCTTGCTGGTGCCAATGTGTATTGGATGGATTCCCAAATAGGGGTTGTAACCAATATTGACGGAAAATTTTCTATTCCTTATAAAAAAGAATACAATAAGCTAATAATTAGCTACGTAGGGTATGAGTCTGATACTTTAACGGTAAATACTCCTAAGGTTGTTAAGCATGGGCTTAAACCCTCTAATGAATTAGATGAAGTTGTGGTTCAACAAGAGCGGGACAATATTCAAAAAACCTATTTCAGTCCACAGAATACGGTCACCGTTAATAGTGCGGAGTTGTTAAAAGCAGCCTGCTGCAACTTGGCTGAGAGCTTTGAGACCAATCCTGCTATTGATGTAAATCTTTCGGATGGGCTAACAGGTACGAAACAAATACAAATGTTAGGTTTGACCAGTCCGTATTTGATGATTACGCAAGAGAATATTCCTATGGTTAGGGGTGCTTCGCAGGCATACGGGCTTACATTTACACCGGGTACTTGGATTGAGAGTATTCAGATTACAAAGGGTGCGGGTAGTGTGGTGAATGGTTATGAAAGTATTTCTGGTCAGATAAATACCGAATTGGTAAAACCGTTGACGGATAGTTCCGTTTTTATAAATGGATATGGGAATCAAAACGGAAGGTATGAGTTGAATACGCATTTCAATAAAAAACTATCCGAAAAGTGGAGTACGGGACTTTATATACACGGAAATAAAAGAACTCAAAAAGAGGATGATAACGGAGACGGATTCTTAGATGCCCCTTTGGCTGATCAGATTAATGTAATGAATCGTTGGCAGTACCAAGATGCAGAAAAAGGTTGGGTAAGCTTCTTTAATGTGAGGTTTTTGAATGATGAAAAGCAAGTGGGGCAAGTCGGTTTTAACCCCGATACTGACAGAGTAGATAATAATCGGAGAATGTTTAGTCAAGCCGAAGCCCTTGCGTCTGGTGAAGCCGAACTGCCTATACTGAGCGAAGCCGAAGTATGGGGCAGTGAAATCAATACACGTCGTTTTGATACTTCTTTGAAATTGGGTTACGTTTTTCCTGAGTTGCCATTTCAAAGCTTTGGTTTTCAAACAGCCTATAGTTTGCATAAGCAGGACTCTTATTTTGGTTATAGAACGTATGATATTGATCATGAAAGCATTTATACCAATTTGCTTTTTAATTCTATAATTGGCGATACGCGTAACAAATTCAAAACAGGGTTGACGTTCGCCTATGATGGCTACGACGAAATGGTGACTGCAACCGATTATTCCCGGGAGGATCGTTCCGTAGGTGCTTTTTTTGAATATAGCTATGAGAATTTAGAAAAGGTAAGTCTTACTGCCGGTCTTAGAGTAGATAATCATAATAGGTTAGGTACATTCGTTACACCTAGATTTCATATCCGGTATACACCATGGGAAAAAGGAAGTCTGCGTGGTTCTTTTGGAAGAGGAAAAAGAGCAGCTAACATCTTTGCGGAGAATCAACAGTTATTTGCTTCTGGCCGTGAAATTAAGATCTTGAATTCCGGTGGAGATGTGTATGGTTTGGATCCCGAAGATGCATGGAATTATGGGGTTAGCTTTTTGCAAGGTTTTAATTTTTTAAATCGAAAAGGTGATTTTACGGTAGATTATTACATTACTGATTTTAAAAATCAAGTAGTTGTGGATTGGGAAAATTCGCAAGAGGTTTTATTCTATAATTTAGAGGGGAGTAGTACGGCTAAGAGTTTTCAGGTAGAGGTGAATTATGAGCTTTTACCGCGCTTGAATATACGTACAGCTTATAAAAATTATGATATAACAACGGATTATCAAAGTGGAAGTCTGCAAAAGCCTTTACAGGCACAGCACCTATTTTTTGCTAATTTAGAGTATCAGACCAAAGCAAAAGATAATGGCTCTCAATGGAAATTTGATTACACTTTGCATAGGGTTGGGGAAAAGAGATTGCCGGATACAAGTTCAAACCCAATAGCATATCAATTAGCAGCTACGTCATCCCCCTACGACCAAATGAATGCCCAGATAACAAAAGTGTTCTCCAATACGTTTGAGGTATATGTAGGAGGGGAGAACTTATCCAATGTACAACAAGATAATCCAGTTTTAGGGGCAGATGACCCTTTTGGTCCTAACTTTGATACTACTATAATATATGCGCCAATAATGGGGCGTATGTTTTATGGAGGCTTTAGAATTAAAATTTAA
- a CDS encoding heavy-metal-associated domain-containing protein encodes MKTTILSIVMSLFTVVIFAQDKNKKMTFDVNGKCGMCKERIEEAALNVKGVKYASWDIPTHQLAVIMDERKTDPMKIKTALVAVGHDTKELKATEEAYESVHPCCRYREDNSDDGADH; translated from the coding sequence ATGAAAACTACAATTTTATCAATAGTAATGAGCTTGTTTACTGTGGTGATTTTTGCACAGGATAAGAATAAAAAAATGACATTTGACGTTAATGGGAAATGCGGCATGTGTAAAGAACGGATAGAAGAGGCGGCACTTAATGTAAAAGGAGTGAAGTATGCATCCTGGGATATACCAACACATCAATTAGCAGTAATTATGGACGAGCGTAAAACGGATCCCATGAAAATAAAAACCGCTCTTGTGGCAGTAGGGCATGATACCAAAGAATTGAAAGCTACAGAGGAAGCGTATGAAAGTGTGCACCCATGCTGTAGATATAGGGAAGATAATTCTGATGACGGAGCTGACCACTAA
- the groL gene encoding chaperonin GroEL (60 kDa chaperone family; promotes refolding of misfolded polypeptides especially under stressful conditions; forms two stacked rings of heptamers to form a barrel-shaped 14mer; ends can be capped by GroES; misfolded proteins enter the barrel where they are refolded when GroES binds), producing the protein MAKDIKFDIDARDGLRRGVDALADAVKVTLGPKGRNVIISKSFGAPQVTKDGVTVAKEIELADPLENMGAQMVKEVASKTNDLAGDGTTTATVLAQAIVKEGLKNVAAGANPMDLKRGIDKAVDAIVENLAKQSKKVGDSSEKIKQVASISANNDETIGDLIAQAFGKVGKEGVITVEEAKGTDTYVDVVEGMQFDRGYLSPYFVTDSEKMVADLESPYILLFDKKISSMKDLLPVLEPVAQSGKPLLIIAEDVDGEALATLVVNKLRGSLKIAAVKAPGFGDRRKAMLEDIAILTGGTVISEERGFSLDNTTLDMLGTCEKVQIDKDNTTIVNGGGVAKDIKTRVNQIKSQIETTTSDYDKEKLQERLAKLAGGVAVLYVGAASEVEMKEKKDRVDDALHATRAAVEEGIVAGGGVALVRAKAVLSKVATENEDEATGLQIVARAIEAPLRTIVSNAGGEGSVVIAKILEGKGDYGYDAKSEQYVEMTKAGIIDPKKVTRVALENAASVAGMILTTECALTDIKEDAPAAPPMGGGGMPGMM; encoded by the coding sequence ATGGCAAAAGATATAAAGTTTGATATCGATGCACGCGATGGCCTTAGAAGAGGTGTTGATGCATTGGCAGACGCAGTTAAAGTAACATTAGGTCCTAAAGGTAGAAACGTAATCATCAGCAAATCTTTTGGTGCTCCACAGGTAACCAAAGATGGTGTAACCGTTGCAAAAGAAATTGAGTTGGCAGACCCTCTAGAAAACATGGGTGCCCAAATGGTGAAGGAAGTTGCTTCCAAAACCAATGACCTTGCAGGTGACGGTACTACTACCGCTACCGTTCTTGCACAAGCTATCGTTAAAGAAGGTTTGAAAAACGTTGCTGCTGGCGCAAACCCAATGGATTTAAAAAGAGGTATTGACAAAGCCGTTGATGCTATTGTTGAAAACCTTGCCAAGCAATCTAAAAAAGTTGGTGATTCTTCCGAAAAAATCAAACAAGTTGCTTCTATTTCCGCGAACAACGACGAAACTATTGGTGATTTAATCGCTCAAGCTTTCGGTAAAGTTGGTAAAGAAGGTGTAATTACTGTTGAAGAAGCAAAAGGTACCGATACATACGTTGATGTTGTAGAAGGTATGCAGTTTGACAGAGGTTACCTTTCTCCATATTTTGTTACCGATTCAGAAAAAATGGTAGCAGACTTAGAAAGTCCATACATCTTATTGTTCGATAAGAAAATCTCTTCAATGAAAGATTTGCTTCCTGTATTAGAGCCAGTTGCTCAATCCGGAAAGCCACTTTTAATTATTGCTGAGGATGTTGACGGTGAAGCATTGGCTACATTGGTAGTAAACAAACTAAGAGGTTCTTTAAAAATTGCCGCTGTTAAGGCACCAGGTTTTGGTGACCGTAGAAAAGCAATGCTAGAGGATATTGCTATCCTAACAGGTGGTACAGTTATTTCTGAAGAAAGAGGTTTCTCTTTAGACAATACTACTTTAGATATGTTGGGTACTTGTGAAAAAGTACAAATTGACAAAGACAATACTACAATTGTAAACGGTGGTGGTGTTGCTAAAGACATTAAAACTCGTGTAAATCAGATCAAATCTCAAATTGAGACTACTACCTCTGATTACGACAAAGAAAAACTTCAAGAGCGTTTGGCTAAATTGGCCGGTGGTGTTGCCGTACTTTATGTAGGTGCAGCTTCTGAAGTTGAAATGAAAGAGAAAAAAGACCGTGTAGACGATGCTTTGCATGCTACTAGAGCTGCCGTTGAAGAAGGTATCGTTGCCGGAGGTGGTGTTGCCTTGGTAAGAGCAAAAGCTGTTCTTTCTAAAGTTGCCACAGAAAATGAAGACGAGGCTACTGGTTTACAAATTGTTGCCCGCGCTATTGAAGCTCCGTTAAGAACTATCGTTTCTAACGCAGGTGGTGAAGGTTCTGTAGTAATCGCTAAAATTCTTGAAGGAAAAGGAGATTACGGTTACGATGCTAAATCTGAACAGTATGTTGAGATGACCAAAGCGGGTATTATTGATCCTAAAAAAGTAACGCGTGTTGCATTAGAGAATGCTGCATCTGTTGCGGGTATGATCTTAACTACCGAATGTGCATTGACAGACATAAAAGAAGATGCTCCTGCTGCACCACCAATGGGTGGAGGCGGAATGCCAGGCATGATGTAG
- a CDS encoding four helix bundle protein, giving the protein MRLPNHFLKEELYGLAPQLRRASSSIPTNISEGSGRDSDAEFNRFLTIATGSASEVEYLILLKRFRLHKTRFTREAKYKYQRNQKTHLHFKEKIKLITHLA; this is encoded by the coding sequence ATGCGATTACCGAATCATTTCCTAAAAGAAGAATTATATGGCTTGGCACCTCAGCTAAGAAGAGCATCCAGCTCAATTCCCACTAACATAAGTGAAGGTTCCGGAAGAGATAGTGATGCTGAATTTAATCGTTTTTTGACAATAGCAACAGGTTCCGCCTCTGAAGTTGAGTATCTTATATTACTCAAAAGATTTAGGTTACATAAAACCAGATTTACACGAGAAGCTAAATATAAATATCAACGAAATCAAAAAACGCATTTACACTTTAAAGAAAAAATTAAATTAATAACCCACTTAGCATAA
- a CDS encoding co-chaperone GroES has protein sequence MAKVNIKPLADRVLIEPMAAETKTASGIYIPDTAKEKPQQGKIVAVGPGTKDEQVTVKVGDTVLYGKYAGTELKLEGVDYLMMRESDVLAII, from the coding sequence ATGGCAAAAGTGAACATTAAACCATTGGCGGATAGGGTTCTTATTGAACCTATGGCTGCCGAAACCAAAACAGCATCAGGTATCTACATTCCAGATACTGCCAAAGAAAAGCCTCAACAAGGTAAGATTGTTGCCGTTGGACCCGGAACCAAAGACGAGCAAGTGACAGTTAAAGTTGGTGACACTGTTTTATATGGTAAATACGCAGGCACTGAGCTTAAGCTTGAAGGTGTTGATTACCTTATGATGCGTGAGAGTGACGTTTTAGCTATAATTTAA
- the secG gene encoding preprotein translocase subunit SecG, producing the protein MSTFTIFLILIIIVCFLLILVIMVQNPKGGGLSSSFGGGGSQVVGGVKKTGDFLDKSTWTLAILLVVLILASNVALKGNFSDTDSKLLNGDGIETVVPETVPEALPEQTPAPVSAPADSL; encoded by the coding sequence ATGAGTACGTTTACGATTTTTTTAATACTTATCATTATAGTTTGTTTTTTACTGATATTGGTCATCATGGTTCAGAACCCTAAAGGTGGCGGATTATCATCTTCTTTTGGCGGCGGTGGCAGTCAAGTAGTAGGCGGTGTAAAAAAGACAGGCGATTTCTTAGACAAAAGTACTTGGACGTTGGCCATACTACTTGTGGTTCTAATTCTAGCATCTAACGTTGCCCTTAAAGGAAACTTTAGCGATACAGATTCTAAACTTTTAAATGGTGACGGAATCGAAACCGTTGTTCCTGAAACTGTACCAGAAGCACTGCCAGAACAGACACCTGCACCAGTAAGTGCTCCTGCGGACAGCTTATAA
- a CDS encoding LptE family protein — MKKNIYIAFSLLLVLILNGCGVYNFTGGNVGTATTFTIPTFQNYATQNPGSTFEPGLERDFTLALQDRILNQTSLDLTSSNGDLLYEGEIVEFRISPMSATAQQTAAQNRLSMAVKVRFYNKTKEDADFDQRFSFFYDYPANSQLSAVKTEALEVIFERITQDIFNASLADW; from the coding sequence TTGAAAAAGAACATTTACATAGCTTTCAGTTTACTATTGGTCCTTATCCTTAACGGTTGTGGTGTTTATAATTTTACTGGAGGTAATGTGGGTACCGCCACCACTTTTACAATACCTACTTTTCAAAACTATGCCACGCAAAACCCAGGCTCTACTTTTGAACCGGGATTGGAAAGAGACTTTACTTTGGCCCTGCAAGATCGTATATTAAATCAGACGAGTCTTGATTTGACCTCTTCTAATGGCGATTTATTATATGAAGGTGAAATTGTGGAATTCCGCATATCCCCCATGAGTGCTACCGCACAACAAACAGCCGCACAAAACCGCTTATCCATGGCGGTTAAAGTCCGTTTTTACAACAAAACCAAAGAGGATGCAGATTTTGACCAACGATTTTCTTTTTTCTATGACTACCCTGCCAATTCACAGCTTTCTGCTGTAAAAACGGAAGCATTAGAAGTGATTTTTGAACGGATAACCCAAGATATTTTTAACGCATCATTGGCAGATTGGTAA
- a CDS encoding sigma-54 interaction domain-containing protein has protein sequence MENVQAIKQRFEIIGNDPKLNRAIEKAIQVAPTDISVLVTGESGVGKEAIPKIIHSLSHRKHAKYIAVNCGAIPEGTIDSELFGHEKGAFTGATQTRSGYFEVADGGTIFLDEVGELPLTTQVRLLRVLENGEFLKVGSSQVQKTNVRIVAATNVNMFDAIKKEKFREDLYYRLSTVEINIPPLRERQGDIHLLFRKFASDFGQKYKMPTIRLDDEAVDLLLKYRWPGNIRQLRNIAEQVSVLEESRGVSWSTLNGYLPNSNNSNLPAVVGQKKAESDFSNEREILYKVLFDMKSDLNDLKKLTLELMKNNDGEKVQEENEGLIRKIYGDNGEELEEDERSSMEVLHLPEPRAEKPIVKPSIEDKYHFAEEIQEEETLSLQEKEVELIKKSLERNRGKRKAAASELGISERTLYRKIKQYDL, from the coding sequence ATGGAAAACGTACAAGCCATAAAACAACGATTTGAGATTATAGGTAATGACCCAAAACTCAATCGTGCTATTGAAAAAGCCATTCAGGTAGCCCCAACAGATATTTCTGTTCTTGTAACAGGAGAAAGTGGTGTTGGTAAAGAGGCCATCCCCAAAATTATACACTCGCTTTCACATAGAAAGCACGCCAAATACATTGCCGTAAACTGCGGCGCCATCCCAGAGGGCACAATTGATAGTGAACTTTTTGGTCATGAAAAAGGTGCTTTTACAGGAGCTACCCAAACAAGAAGCGGGTATTTTGAAGTCGCCGATGGGGGAACTATTTTTTTGGATGAAGTTGGCGAACTACCACTTACCACACAAGTAAGACTATTAAGGGTACTTGAAAATGGCGAGTTTTTAAAAGTAGGTTCTTCACAGGTGCAAAAAACCAATGTACGTATTGTGGCAGCAACGAATGTAAATATGTTCGATGCCATTAAAAAAGAGAAATTCAGGGAAGACCTATACTATAGGTTAAGTACGGTTGAGATAAATATTCCACCGCTTCGAGAAAGACAGGGCGACATTCATTTGCTCTTTAGGAAATTCGCTTCGGATTTTGGCCAAAAGTATAAGATGCCTACCATTCGTTTAGATGATGAAGCCGTAGACCTTTTACTAAAATACCGGTGGCCTGGAAACATCCGTCAGTTACGGAATATTGCAGAACAGGTTTCCGTTCTTGAGGAAAGTAGAGGCGTTTCATGGTCTACCTTAAACGGATATTTACCTAATTCCAACAACTCCAATCTTCCTGCGGTTGTTGGTCAAAAGAAAGCTGAAAGTGATTTTAGCAATGAAAGGGAAATTCTTTACAAGGTACTTTTCGATATGAAAAGCGACCTGAACGACCTAAAGAAACTTACTTTAGAGTTGATGAAGAATAATGATGGCGAAAAGGTGCAAGAAGAGAACGAGGGTCTAATCAGAAAAATTTACGGAGACAACGGCGAAGAGCTAGAGGAAGACGAACGCTCCTCTATGGAAGTTTTACACTTGCCCGAACCACGAGCAGAAAAACCCATTGTTAAACCATCTATTGAAGATAAGTATCATTTTGCCGAAGAAATTCAAGAAGAAGAAACCCTATCTTTACAAGAAAAGGAAGTGGAGCTCATAAAAAAATCATTAGAACGCAACCGCGGAAAAAGAAAAGCCGCCGCTTCTGAACTGGGTATTTCGGAAAGAACTCTATATCGTAAAATAAAACAATACGATTTATAG
- the miaB gene encoding tRNA (N6-isopentenyl adenosine(37)-C2)-methylthiotransferase MiaB, with amino-acid sequence MEKIIDESVQGSALALEKKNSNNKKLYIESYGCQMNFSDSEIVASILANEGFDTTQTLTEADLVLVNTCSIREKAELTVRKRLEKFNAIKRDRPHMKVGVLGCMAERLKHQFLEEEKIVDMVVGPDAYKDLPNLIQEIDEGRNAVNVILSKDETYGDIAPVRLNTNGVTAYVSITRGCDNMCTFCVVPFTRGRERSRDPQSIIDEVNDLAKRGYKEITLLGQNVDSYLWYGGGLKKDFAKASDMEKATAVDFSQLLERTALAQPKMRIRFSTSNPQDMTLDVIHTMAKHKNICNAIHLPVQSGSDRILKEMNRLHTREEYFELIDNIRKIIPDCSISQDMIIGFPTETEEDHKDTLSLMEYVKYDFGYMFSYSERPGTMAERKMEDDVPEETKKRRLSEVIALQREHCQERTQRHLGKVQEILIESTSKKSDQHFMGRNSQNTVAVFPKGDYKIGDFVMVRMDECTSATLIGEAVEYSDNN; translated from the coding sequence ATGGAGAAAATTATAGACGAATCGGTTCAGGGATCTGCCCTAGCACTTGAAAAAAAGAATTCCAACAACAAGAAGCTCTACATTGAAAGCTATGGTTGTCAGATGAATTTTTCAGATAGTGAAATCGTTGCATCCATCTTAGCCAACGAAGGTTTTGACACTACGCAAACCCTTACCGAGGCCGACTTGGTTTTGGTAAACACCTGTTCCATTCGAGAGAAGGCCGAACTTACCGTTCGCAAGCGCTTGGAGAAATTCAATGCCATAAAAAGAGATCGTCCGCATATGAAAGTGGGTGTACTAGGCTGCATGGCGGAACGTCTAAAGCATCAATTTTTAGAGGAGGAAAAAATTGTAGACATGGTCGTAGGTCCGGACGCCTACAAAGACCTACCCAATTTAATTCAAGAAATAGACGAAGGCCGTAATGCGGTAAACGTTATTCTTTCTAAAGATGAAACCTACGGTGACATTGCCCCTGTTCGCCTGAACACTAACGGTGTAACGGCATATGTTTCCATCACCAGGGGATGCGATAATATGTGCACATTCTGCGTAGTACCATTTACACGGGGCCGTGAACGTAGTCGTGATCCACAATCCATTATAGATGAAGTAAACGATTTAGCGAAAAGAGGATATAAAGAAATCACTCTTTTGGGTCAAAACGTAGATAGCTATTTATGGTATGGCGGCGGATTGAAAAAAGATTTTGCCAAAGCTTCCGATATGGAAAAAGCTACTGCCGTAGATTTTTCCCAATTACTGGAAAGAACCGCCTTGGCACAACCCAAAATGCGTATTCGTTTTTCAACATCTAATCCGCAGGATATGACTTTAGATGTTATCCATACCATGGCAAAACACAAAAACATCTGCAACGCCATTCACCTACCGGTTCAAAGTGGTAGTGACCGCATCTTAAAAGAAATGAACCGTCTTCATACACGCGAGGAATATTTTGAGCTAATAGATAATATTCGCAAAATTATTCCGGATTGTTCTATTTCTCAAGACATGATTATTGGTTTCCCAACCGAGACCGAGGAAGACCACAAAGACACCTTGTCCTTAATGGAATATGTAAAATATGATTTTGGTTATATGTTCTCCTATTCCGAAAGACCAGGAACCATGGCCGAACGGAAAATGGAAGATGACGTTCCCGAAGAAACAAAAAAACGAAGACTATCGGAAGTTATCGCTCTTCAAAGAGAACATTGTCAAGAACGCACTCAACGACATTTAGGCAAAGTTCAAGAAATTTTGATCGAGAGTACTTCAAAAAAATCAGACCAACATTTCATGGGGCGTAACTCCCAAAATACGGTTGCCGTATTCCCTAAAGGGGATTATAAAATTGGTGATTTTGTTATGGTACGCATGGACGAATGTACTTCTGCCACCTTAATTGGTGAAGCCGTAGAATATTCAGATAACAACTAA
- a CDS encoding LVIVD repeat-containing protein has product MRKSMHLVLLIAIVTLAACTDDKDDVQGEEYLVATPLTTNLGEFKEEAVAVTEPVPMVESGKIYAYQDYIFVNDLHRGFHVIDNSNPSSPNPISFIKLEGNYDISIKSDRLYADSYGDLVIMDISDINAIKMVQRIEGAIYQQFWCTVGFDVDWPQADFYDYGDFDASKEAIVGWEVKSQRISSEELQRKFGVGDPNVSFDLSNSSAESASPTSGDTGQGGSLARFKIVEDYLYAVEWSSISVFDISDLDNPKTLEDVYVNGTIETIFNQGDVLFIGGTQGMYIYDISSPEKPEYISEFVHGTACDPVVVDGDYAFVTLRGENSCGSTESGLYIVDVSDLVNPQLEKFYPLEGPYGIGFKDDNLFVCDGDAGLKVYDKTDVNDLKLVSHFKDIVTYDVIPLQESLLMIGDKVLYQYKYLNNDIRLLSSFSLE; this is encoded by the coding sequence ATGAGAAAGAGTATGCATTTGGTGTTGCTAATTGCTATAGTAACATTGGCCGCCTGTACGGATGATAAAGATGATGTTCAAGGCGAAGAGTATTTAGTTGCCACCCCGTTAACTACCAATCTTGGAGAGTTTAAAGAAGAGGCTGTAGCGGTTACCGAACCGGTTCCAATGGTTGAATCGGGTAAAATTTATGCGTACCAAGATTATATTTTCGTTAACGATTTGCATCGCGGGTTTCATGTGATCGACAATAGTAACCCATCAAGCCCTAACCCTATTTCATTCATAAAACTTGAGGGTAATTATGATATTTCAATAAAGAGCGATCGTCTGTATGCGGATAGTTATGGGGATCTGGTAATAATGGATATTTCAGATATCAATGCTATTAAAATGGTACAGCGCATAGAAGGGGCCATTTATCAGCAATTTTGGTGTACGGTTGGTTTTGATGTAGATTGGCCACAGGCCGATTTTTATGACTATGGAGATTTTGACGCTTCCAAAGAGGCTATTGTAGGGTGGGAGGTAAAGTCTCAGCGTATTTCGTCAGAAGAACTTCAAAGAAAATTTGGTGTTGGCGATCCTAATGTAAGTTTTGATTTAAGTAACAGTAGTGCAGAATCTGCATCACCCACGAGTGGTGATACGGGACAGGGTGGTTCTTTGGCCCGTTTTAAGATTGTTGAGGATTATTTGTATGCGGTTGAGTGGTCTAGTATTAGTGTTTTTGATATTTCGGATTTAGATAATCCCAAGACTTTAGAGGATGTCTATGTAAATGGTACTATAGAAACTATATTTAATCAAGGTGATGTTTTATTTATTGGGGGAACTCAAGGTATGTATATATATGATATCTCATCCCCCGAAAAACCAGAATATATTTCTGAGTTTGTTCACGGTACCGCCTGTGATCCCGTAGTAGTAGATGGTGATTATGCTTTTGTTACCCTTCGTGGTGAAAATTCATGTGGTAGTACGGAAAGTGGACTATATATAGTGGATGTTTCTGATTTGGTTAATCCTCAACTAGAAAAGTTTTACCCTTTGGAAGGACCGTACGGAATTGGTTTTAAGGATGATAACCTTTTTGTGTGTGATGGAGATGCAGGCTTAAAGGTGTATGACAAAACAGATGTGAACGATTTAAAGTTGGTAAGTCATTTTAAAGATATTGTTACCTATGATGTCATTCCATTACAAGAATCATTATTAATGATAGGGGATAAAGTGCTTTACCAGTATAAATACTTAAACAACGATATCAGGTTGTTAAGTAGTTTTAGTTTAGAGTAA